One Triticum dicoccoides isolate Atlit2015 ecotype Zavitan chromosome 4B, WEW_v2.0, whole genome shotgun sequence genomic window carries:
- the LOC119296238 gene encoding eukaryotic translation initiation factor 2 subunit beta, giving the protein MADEEQMERKEEATEIAPFDPTKKKKKKKVVIQDPADEVDKLAEKTEGLSVTESGEASFVGLKKKKKKLVELDPSLVEAGDGEDTLDDQVGEDEQGEGIVLGGATQYPWEGTDRDYKYDELLGRVFNILRENNPDLAGDRRRTVMRPPQVLREGTKKTVFVNFMDLCKTMHRQPEHVMMFLLAEMGTSGSLDGQQRLVIKGRFAPKNFEAILRRYINEYVICNGCKSPDTILSKENRLFFLRCEQCGSSRSVAPIKAGFVAQVGRRKAGT; this is encoded by the exons ATGGCGGACGAGGAGCAGATGGAGCGGAAGGAGGAGGCAACCGAG ATTGCACCTTTTGATCCaaccaagaaaaagaagaagaagaaggtcgtCATCCAAGATCCTGCTGATGAGGTTGATAAGCTGGCAGAGAAGACGGAGGGCTTGTCAG TCACTGAGTCTGGTGAGGCAAGCTTCGTGGgattgaaaaagaaaaagaagaaactt GTGGAACTTGATCCATCACTTGTTGAGGCTGGAGATGGTGAAGACACTCTTG ATGATCAAGTTGGAGAGGATGAACAAGGAGAAGGGATTGTGCTGGGTGGAGCAACCCAATACCCATGGGAAGGAACTGATAGAGATTACAAATATGATGAG CTGCTTGGCAGAGTCTTCAATATCCTGCGTGAGAATAATCCAGATCTTGCTGGTGATAGACGAAGAACAGTTATGCGGCCTCCTCAAGTTCTTAGGGAAGGCACAAAGAAGACAGTTTTTGTGAACTTCATGGACTTGTGCAAAAC AATGCATAGGCAACCTGAACATGTGATGATGTTTTTACTTGCTGAGATGGGAACAAGTGGATCCCTTGATGGGCAACAAAGGTTGGTTATCAAAGGAAGATTTGCCCCGAAGAACTTTGAAGCTATACTCAGGAGATATATCA ATGAATATGTCATATGTAATGGATGCAAGAGCCCAGATACCATCCTTTCCAAGGAGAATCGGTTGTTCTTCCTTCGTTGTGAACAA TGTGGTTCGTCAAGGTCAGTTGCTCCTATCAAGGCTGGATTCGTGGCGCAAGTTGGGCGTCGGAAGGCTGGAACTTAA
- the LOC119296239 gene encoding photosystem II repair protein PSB27-H1, chloroplastic-like, whose product MRSPVPAMLTAPSAAAAVAKALPVARSNTTAALHATASSRRDVMTGVGAALLLALSPQRARAASDDEYLTETTEVIGKVRSTISMDKTDPKVADAVTELREMSNSWVAKYRREKALLGRQSFRDMYSALNAVSGHYISFGPTAPIPNKRRIRILEEMDAVEKSLKRGR is encoded by the coding sequence ATGAGGTCTCCCGTCCCCGCCATGCTCACCGCCCCATCAGCAGCGGCGGCCGTCGCCAAGGCGCTCCCCGTGGCTCGCTCCAACACGACGGCGGCGCTCCACGCGACGGCCAGCAGCAGGCGGGACGTCATGACGGGCGTGGGAGCCGCGCTGCTGCTGGCCCTGTCGCCGCAGCGCGCGCGTGCGGCGTCGGACGACGAGTACCTGACGGAGACGACGGAGGTGATCGGGAAGGTGCGGTCGACGATCAGCATGGACAAGACGGACCCCAAGGTGGCGGACGCGGTGACGGAGCTCCGGGAGATGTCCAACTCGTGGGTGGCCAAGTACCGGCGCGAGAAGGCGCTGCTGGGGCGGCAGTCGTTCCGGGACATGTACTCGGCGCTCAACGCCGTGTCCGGCCACTACATCAGCTTCGGCCCCACCGCGCCCATCCCCAACAAGCGCCGCATCCGCATCCTCGAGGAGATGGACGCCGTCGAGAAGTCGCTCAAGCGCGGCCGCTGA
- the LOC119296237 gene encoding serine/threonine-protein kinase AtPK2/AtPK19-like — MVSSEIPSVTTTHTQRPKLFTGMILLPKGPPDVVLPENVEFDFNDVFGATAVQTPTEVSILTPGSPAPLAESNEEVYNDPVVITKRSHSLVGPTSLVSQSLPLSKLTLHESESSLDLLECLSKEKKSGQGSLSDEELNDTTKENEAVGLDDFELLKLVGQGAFGKVYQVRRKCTSDIYAMKVMRKDKILEKNHAEYMKAERDILTKVDHPFVVQLRYSFQTKYRLYLVLDFVNGGHLFFQLYQQGLFREELARIYTAEIVSAVAHLHANGIMHRDLKPENILLDAHGHAMLTDFGLAKEFDENTRSNSMCGTVEYMAPEIVQGRGHDKAADWWSVGILLFEMLTGKPPFFGGNRDKIQQKIVKEKMKLPTYLSSEVHSLLKGLLHKEAGRRLGSGPGGSDEIKNHKWFKAVNWKKLEARQIKPSFCPNVAGQTCIANFDECWTSMPVLDSPVASPVAADSNFVGFSYVRPEPFLQKPSPLG, encoded by the exons ATGGTTTCCTCTGAGATACCTTCAGTTACAACAACCCATACACAGCGCCCCAAGCTCTTTACAGGGATGATACTTCTGCCAAAAGGGCCTCCAGATGTTGTCCTTCCTGAAAATGTTGAGTTTGATTTTAACGATGTTTTTGGTGCTACGGCGGTCCAGACCCCCACAGAAGTAAGCATTCTCACTCCAGGCAGCCCTGCACCTTTGGCCGAGTCGAATGAGGAGGTTTACAATGACCCTGTAGTCATTACCAAGCGATCTCATTCTCTTGTTGGCCCAACTTCACTTGTTAGCCAATCCTTGCCACTTAGTAAGCTTACTCTACATGAGTCTGAGAGCTCATTAGATCTGCTAGAGTGTCTTTCTAAAGAAAAGAAAAGTGGCCAGGGGAGTCTTAGTGATGAAGAGCTCAATGATACAACAAAGGAGAATGAGGCTGTTGGACTCGACGACTTTGAACTCTTGAAGCTTGTTGGCCAAGGGGCATTTGGCAAAGTCTATCAGGTGAGAAGGAAATGTACTTCAGATATATATGCAATGAAAGTCATGAGGAAAGACAAGATTTTGGAGAAGAACCATGCTGAGTACATGAAAGCAGAGAGAGATATACTGACAAAAGTTGATCATCCTTTTGTGGTGCAGCTGAGGTACTCCTTTCAG ACTAAGTACCGACTTTATCTGGTCTTGGACTTTGTAAATGGGGGGCATCTCTTCTTTCAGCTTTACCAACAAGGCTTGTTTAG GGAGGAGCTTGCGCGCATCTATACTGCTGAAATTGTATCTGCTGTAGCCCACCTTCATGCCAATGGGATTATGCATAGAGATCTGAAGCCTGAGAACATCTTATTGGACGCTCATGGCCAT GCCATGCTAACTGATTTTGGCCTGGCAAAGGAGTTTGATGAGAACACTAGATCAAATTCAATGTGCGGCACTGTGGAGTATATGGCCCCGGAAATTGTTCAGGGCAGAGGTCATGATAAGGCTGCAGACTGGTGGAGTGTGGGGATCCTTCTTTTCGAAATGCTTACGGGCAAG CCCCCATTTTTTGGTGGAAACAGGGACAAGATTCAGCAGAAGATAGTGAAGGAGAAGATGAAGCTTCCAACGTATTTGTCTAGTGAGGTTCACTCTCTGCTGAAAGGG TTACTGCACAAAGAAGCTGGCAGGCGACTTGGAAGTGGACCGGGCGGCAGTGATGAAATAAAGAACCACAAGTGGTTCAAGGCAGTGAACTGGAAGAAactagaggctcgacagatcaagcCAAGCTTCTGCCCAAATGTTGCTGGGCAGACCTGCATTGCAAACTTTGACGAGTGCTGGACGAGTATGCCCGTGCTGGATTCCCCCGTGGCCAGCCCTGTCGCTGCAGATAGCAACTTCGTGGGGTTCAGTTACGTGCGGCCAGAGCCATTCCTTCAAAAGCCGAGTCCTCTAGGCTGA